In Streptomyces pluripotens, the genomic window GAGGTCGGCGACTTCGACGCAGTCGTTGCCCTCACCTCCGCCGGAGAAGGACGACTTCTTCCACGAGGTAGGGGTGATCATGCCGGTCCTCACAGCTCCTTCGCCAGCCGATGGACGAGGTCACGCGACTGCTTCGGGGTCAGTGCCTCTTCCTTCACCTTACGGAAGAGCTTTCGAAAGTGCTCCAGTTGTGCTGCGGAGTCGACGAAGGCAGTGCCGTGCGGGGCGTCACGCACGATGGTGTCGAGACGGGGAACGGGACCGCCGACGTGCACCATGGTGCTTCCGGCTCCTGCGAAGTCGTCCAACGCGAAAGGGATCACCCGGACGGTGATGTGGGCGGCCTCGGACATCTCCAGGATGCGGTCCAGCTGGACTCTGGAAGCGGCGCGTCCGGCCACGTTGATGCGTAGTGCCGCTTCATGGATCACGGTGTCGTACGGGATGGGGTCTGCCCCCTCGATGACGACCCTCCGCTTCATCCGGTGTTCCACCCGTAGGTGCACCTCGTCGCTCGGGAACTCGGGGTTCATGTAACCGAAGAGCGCGCGGGCGTACTTCTCCGTCTGCAGGAGCCCCGGAACGTGGATGATCGCCACGTCATGGCGGTATGTGGCGTGATGGTCAAGCTCGGCGAGATCCAGGTAGGCGGCGGGAAGAGTGCCGCGGTACTCCTCCCACCAGCCCCGCGCGCGGTCGGTTGCCATCAGCACCAGGGCGTCGATCAGTCTCTCGTCAGAGCAGGCGTAGTTCGCGGCAAGCCGACGCACCCGCTGCTCGCTGACGCCGGAGATCCCTGACTCGATCTGGCTCATCTGAACGGAGTTCACACCAAGCAGGCTTGCTGCCTCGGTTGCCTTGAGTCCGGCAGCCTCCCGCAGCTTTCGCAGCTCCAGCCCCAGACGCGCCTGACGTGCTGTGGGCTGCTGGCGACGCCCCATCGGTTTCCTCCTCGACCCCAACCTCGCGGGAACCGCACCTCGTTCGGGTGCAAGATTACGGCAACGACTTGCAGGGACCTAAATTTAAGTCCTACCTTCGGTGACGCATCGTGTACGCATCGGAAGTGCACCGCTCCGCCCTGCCATGACGGCTGCGGCAATGCCACCGCGTGCGGAATCCCCATTCGTCAACCGGAGTTGATGACGCATGCCCGAAACCTGGGACTACACGCTCTACATCCTCAACGACCCGAGGGTGGTGACGATCTGCCGTCGCACCCTGCGCCTGGTCCTCACCCTGCACGGACTGATCCGCCTGGTGGATACGGCGGAGCTGGTCTCCAATGCCGTGCGGCACACGAAGGGACCGGCCGCGCTGAGGGTGCGCCGCACGGCGGAGGGGGCGGTGTGGATCGGGGCGTGGGACACCGATCCCGCCCCGCCGGAACCGCCGCAGCCACTGGAGCGGGTGGGGGAGCTGGAGGAGGGCAGGGGCCTGGGGCTGGTGCGGGCCTGCGCCGACTTCTGGGGATGGCAGCCGTCGGCCCGGTTCGGCAACCGGGGGAAATACGTGTGGTGCGAGCTCTCGGCGGCGTAGCCCGTTGATCACGCCGGACGGACGAGCGCTGGGGAGTGGGTGCCTGGCCGGCCCGGCCACCCGCTTCCCCGGCCGGGGGTGATCCTGTCGGTCAGCTGCCAAGCGGTCGAACGCGGCCGCGCGGCCCCGGTACGCGAACGGGCCGCGCGCACGACGACGCCCGGGCTCCCCAAAGCCCGGGCGTCGTCCGTCAGGAGGTGCTGGGGAACGCTCGCGCTACGGCAGCGCGTGCACGTGCGCCCCCACCGGGTCGGACCACGCGTTGCCGGAGGCCGCGTCCCAGTTCGTCGACCAGGTCATCGCACCGCGCAGGTCGGGGTAGGTCTTGGACGGCTTGAAGGTGCCGCAGTTGGTGCCTGCCGTGAGGCAGTCCAGGGCGTTGTCCACCACGGTCGGCGACACGTAGCCGCTGCCCGCCGCCTTCGTGGAGGCCGGCAGGCCGAGGCCCACCTGGGACGGGGAGAGGCCACCCTCCAACTGGATGCAGGCGAGGGCGGTCAGGAAGTCCTCGGACCCCTGGCTGTAGACCTTGCCGTCGCAGCCCAGCATGGAACCACTGTTGTAGTACTGCGTGTTGACGACCGTGAGGATGTCCTTGATGTTCAGGGCGGTCTGGAAGTAGGAGTTCGACGTCGACTGCATGTCGATCGTCTGCGGGGCCATCGTGATGATCAGGGACGAGCCCGCCTTGGCCGACAGTGAGCGCAGCGCCTGCGTCATGTACGTCGCGTTGAGGCCGTTCTCCAGGTCGATGTCGACGCCGTCGAAGCCGTACGTCTGCATCAGGGAGTACACCGAGTTCGCGAAGTTCGCCGCCGACGTCGAGTCGTTGATCGACACCGTGCCGTTCTGTCCGCCGATCGAGATGACGACCTTCTTGCCGGCCGTCTGCTTGGCCTTGATGTCCGCCTTGAACTGGTCGACGGTGTAACCGCCGAGGTCGGCCGAGTCGAGGTTGAAGGAGACCGCGCCGGGCGTCGAGGTCGCGTCGGCGAAGGCCACCGCGATGATGTCGTAGGCGGAGGGGACGTCGGACAGCTTCTGCGCCGTGGCGCCGTTGTCGAAGTTCTGCCAGTAGCCGGTCACCGCGTGCTTGGGCAGGGAGCCGCCCCCGCCGCCCCCACCCCCGCCGCCGGTGCCGTCAGAGGCGGTGGTGGCCGACACCGTGGCCGACTTCGCCGACTCGCCGGCCGCGTTCGTCGCCGAGACCTGGAAGGTGTACGACGTCGAGGCCGCCAGGCCGGTCACCGTCGTCGAGGTGCCGGTCACCGCCGTCACCTTTGTGCCGTCGCGGTAGATGTTGTAGCCCGTCGCGCCCGACACCGCCGACCAGGACAGCGAGACCGAGGAAGAGGTCGTACCCGAGACCGCCAGGCCGGTCGGGGCGGACGGGACCGTCGGGGACGGGTCGCCACCGCCACCGCCATCGGGGCCGTAGACCGAGATGTCGTCGGCGTAGTAGGCGGTCTGGCCGTACCAGCCGTGGGTGTAGAGGGTGACCGACGTCGTGGACGCGCCGGTGGTGAAGGTGGTCGACAACTGCTTCCAGGTCGTGGTGTTGGGAGTCCAGGTCGAGACGTCCTTCGTACCCGTGCCCGTCACGCCCAGGTAGGAGTAGCCGCCCTGGACCCAGGCGCTCAGCGTGTACGTCGAGCTGGGTTGGACCGTTACCGTCTGGGTGCACTGGGCGTCGTCCTGGCCGGCCGGGGTGGCCTTCAGGGCGGAGGAGCCCCCGTGCACCGGGGAGGAGACCGTGGTGCCGCTGCCAGCCGTACAGGTCCAGCCGGTCAGACCGGATTCGAAGCCCGCGTTGTTGACGTTGTTGACGTCCGCGGCGGAGGCCGGGGTGGCCGCGAGGCCCGCGACCGAGAGGGCGAGGGCGGTGGCGGCGGACCATGTCGCAAGCCGCCGTCTGCGGAGTCTGGGTGTGCCTGGTGCGCGGTCCACGGGGACCTCCGGGGAGTCGGCTGGGATGAGGGGCGGGAAAACACAGGGGAATGCGTGGGGAACGGCGGACGCCGTTGACCCAACAAGTTGGTCCAGACCAATCCTGGTGTCAAGAGGTCCAGACCAAAGCTCCCTCCGGTCGATGCTCAAACTGTCCGGATTTGGCGGGAGTTGCGCCGAGAGACTTCCCAACGAGCTTCACAAACGCTGTTCTCCGGCCACACGCCCGTGGATACAGTGCTCAGGTAGTCACGCAGTGAAGTCGTCCTGGCGCATTGGAGTGACACCGGTGGGCCGGCGGGGTGTTGAGAGCGGGGAGCTGCGCGTGCCAACTGCCATTGCCGTGACCAGCGCCGACCTGGCGCTGCCAGCACAGGACGAACGCACCGTGCCGGCCGTCGTGCTCGGCGGCCTCGACCGGCTTCCGCTGGACCACGCCCTCACCGAACTGCACACCCTCACCGAGCAGTACGGGCACGTGGTCGTCGTCTGCTCGCCGGCCACCCCGGAATCGGTCCTGCGGCGGTTGTACACTCTGCGCTCGCTGCTGGAGAGCGACCGCATCGCCTTCTTTCGACCCGCTCTGCCGCCCCTGGCCATCGCGGTCCTGGCTCGGCAACTGCGGCAGCTCGCCTCCTGCGATCTGAGCCCGGGTGTGCTCGCCTCCGCCGGGCGCCTGCTCACCCACTACCTTCACGCGGGCGCCGTCCTCGGTTCCGTGGCGAGGCTGGACCGGGTCCCGGTGGGCCTGAAGGCGCACGCCAAGTCATGGGTTCCCGGCAGTCAGTTCGCGGTCCTGGCCCACCCGGAGCCGCAGCTCGTGCGGATCGGGCCCGACGCCGCGCTCAACGGACCGGAGTTCCACACCTGGATGCTGGTCGCCAAGGGGCAGTTGCAGACCGATTGGGTCGCCGGACTGGGCACCCGGTGGAACGTGCACGGACTGCGTGAGACCCCGCTCCCCGCCGAGTCCCCGATGTGGTGGGGGACCGGCCGGATGGTCGAGTTCTGCAGCTACCTCGCCGACCTGCCGGTCCTCTACCAGCTGGTCACGTCCGTACGGCAGACCAGCTGCCACTGGTGCGGCATCGACGTCATCGGTGACCGCTGCGTCTTCTGCTCGGCCTGCCCGCCCCTGCCCGAACCAGCCACTCCCCGCGCCCTGGAACGGCGAACGCCGTCCTGACCGGCCCCGACAACAGCTCACATCCCGCTCGACCGATTCCCCCAATGAGGTTGCACGGTTCATGAACTCCCGTCAGCGCCGCGGCGTGATACTCCTGATTCTGTCGGTCCTGTGCGCCCTCGGAGCGTTCGCCGGCGTGCTCTCCGTCGTCCACGACGTGAACTCCAAGGTCGGCCCCGAGGTCACCGCCTACCGGGTCAAGTCCGACGTGAAGCCCTACGCCGCGCTGGACGCGGAGCAGTTCGAGAAGGTCAGGATGCCCAAGCGCTGGCTGTCCGGGAACGCCGTCACCGACCTCCGCCAGATCCGGGGAAAGATCGCCGTGACCACCCTGCGGGCCGGCTCCCTGCTGCAGACCGACATGATCGTCGACCAGCCCGCCCTCCAGTCCGGACAGCAGGAGGTCGCCATCATGATCGACGCCGCCACGGGCGTGGCGGGCAAGATCACGCCGGGCTCACGGGTCAACGTGTACGCCACCTTCGAGGGAAAGAAGGACGGCGACCCGGACCAGTCGAAGATCATCGTCACCAACGCCCGGGTCCTCGACGTCGGCCACATCACCGCACTGGACCCCGACCGCAGCAAGAGCCAGCAGCCCGCCGAGGCCGTCCCCATCACCTTCGCGCTGTCCACCCTCGACGCCCAGCGCATCACCTACGCCGAGTCCTTCGCCCAGCGCGTCCGGCTCGCCCTGGTGGCACCCGGCAGCGAGACCAGCGTCCCGGACAAGGACCGCACCTACGAACTCGCGACGGACAAGTGAGAGGCGGCCCGCATGCCCACCAGGATCCTCCCGGCCGGTGCGGACCCGGATGCCGTCCGCTCCCTCACCACCCTGCTCAGCCAGCTCCCCGACGCCGAACCACAGCCGCCGGTGACCGACTCCACCCAGCTGGTCGACACCCTCGCCCGGCTCGCCACGGAGTCGGTGGACGAGCTTCCGGAAGTCATCGTCGTCCATGAACACATCGGCCCGGTCCCCGCCCTGGAGCTGATCCGCGAGGTCGCCCTGCGCTTCCCGGCCGCAGGAGTCATCCTCGTCACCACCGACGCGAGCCCCGGCCTGTTCGCCGCCGCCATGGACTCCGGCGCCCGCGGCCTGGTCGCGCTGCCGCTGTCGTACGAGGACCTCGCCAGCCGCGTGCAGGCCGTCGCCCAGTGGTCGACGGGCGTACGGCGGCACCTCGGCCATGGCGTGGACGAGTTCGGCGGGGCCGGTGGCACCGTCGTCACGGTCAGCGGCGCCAAGGGCGGTACCGGCGCCACCCTGACCGCCATCCAGCTGGCCCTCGCCGCCCAGGCCTCCGGTCGCGCCACCGCCCTCGTCGACCTCGACCTCCAGACCGGCGACATCGCCTCCTACCTCGACATCCAGTTCCGCCGCTCAGTGGCCGACCTCGCCGCCATCACGGACATCTCCCCGCGCGTCCTCGCCGACGTCGTGTTCCGCCACGACACCGGCCTCGCCCTGCTCCTCGCGCCCGCCGAGGGCGAACGCGGCGAGGACGTCACCGACCGGGCCGCCCGCCAGATCGTCAGCGCGCTGCGCTCCCGCTACGAGATCGTCGTCATCGATTGCGGTGCCCAACTCGGCGGGGCCGGCGCGGCGGCCGTCGAGACGGCCGACACCGCCCTGCTGGTCACCACGCCGGACGTGATCGCCGTCCGCGCCGCCAAGCGGACGGTACGGATGTGGGACCGGTTGCAGATCCGCAAGGCCGAGGAGACGACAGTGGTCGTCAACCGGCATACGCGGAGTACGGAGATCCAGCCCGCGCTGGTGCAGCGCATCACCGGCACGGCCCTCGCGCGCACCACCGTCCCCGCCAACTTCAAGGAACTGCAGGGGGTGGTGGACGCGGGCCGGGTCCACGAACTCGACAGCAGGAGCGCGGTGAAGCAGGCCTTGTGGGGACTGGCGGGCGAGCTGGGGCTGGCGAAGTCGGCGAAGACGGCCGAGGGGACTTCCCACCGCGGGGGCGGACGGCTGCGGGGCGACCGCGGGTCGGTGGGCTTCCGGCGGCGGAAGGAGTGAGCGCCGCCATGAGACGGCCGGGCGAGCGACGGCGGGACCAACCGCCCCTGGGAGGGTGCGGGGACCTGGGAGAGCACGGCGACCGGGGACAGGTGAGCGTGGAACTCCTGGGCATGGCACCGCTGATCATCCTGACGCTGGTGCTGATGTGGCAGGCCGTGTTGGTGGGGTACGCCTACACGCTCGCGGGGAATGCTGCGGACGAAGGTGTGCGGGCGGGAACGGCGGTACCTCGGGGGGAGCGGTTCGGCGTGTGCGAACAGGCGGCACTGAAGCACCTGTCGGGGGCGTGGCGAGGGGGCGCGACCGTGGAGTCCTGCGGAGGGACCGGTTATGTGACGGCGGACGTGGCCATCAAGGTCCCCGTGCTCTTCCCCGGCTCCATCGACTTCCCCGTCACCGTGCACGGCCACGCCGGGGCTGTGGAAGAGGTGAAGCGCTGAGATGCCGTACGGGCGTGGAAATGCTCGCACAGGTGCCCAGGGGGCGGACGGGCACAGTAGCGGGCGTGGCTACGGGCGCGGTAGCGGGCGTGCGCGGGGGTGCAGGCGGCGGGACACGGGTCAAGTGGCCATCGAGTACCTCGGGTTCGTGCCGATCCTGCTGATCGTCGGACTGGCCGGCATCCAGCTCGGCGCGGTCGCCTACGCGGCCGAGCAGGCCGGAACGGCGGCCCGGGCGGGCGCCCGAGCCGCGTCCCTAGGACGGTCCACAGCACAGGCCTGCACGGACGCGGTGAGCGGCGGGATCAAGGTGACCTGCTCGTCCGGCGGCGGAGGCGGCTCCGTCACCGTCACCGCGACCGTGCACATCCCCGAGATCGTCTGGGACCTCGGCGACGCCACCAAGACCGCGACCATGCCGCTGGACCACGGACCAGGACAGAGGAGCAGCGGACCATGAGCCTGCGGGCACGTATCAACACCCCGGAGGAGCACCGCAGCCGGGGCGAGGACGGGCATCTGGTCGCCTCCTACCGCGCCAAGCTGCTGGAGGAGATCGACCTTGCGGAGATGGGCTCGCTGGCCGCCGCCGAGCGCCGGGCCCGGCTCGAGCGGGTGCTCGGGCACATCATCAGCCGCGAGGGCCCCGTGCTGTCGACGGTGGAGCGCTCCCAGCTGATCCGCCGGGTCGTGGACGAGGCGCTCGGCCTCGGCATCCTGGAACCGCTGCTTGAGGACGCCTCCGTCACCGAGATCATGGTGAACGGCCCCGACACGATCTTCGTGGAGCGCGGCGGCCGCGTCGAGCAGTTGCCACTCCGCTTCGTCTCCGCCGACCAGCTGATGCAGACCATCGAACGGATCGTCTCGACGGTCAACCGCCGGGTCGACGAGTCCAACCCGATGGTGGACGCCCGCCTTCCCTCCGGCGAACGTGTCAATGTCATCATCCCGCCGCTCTCACTGACCGGCCCGATCCTCACCATCCGCCGTTTCCCGCGCTCCTACACCCTCCAGGAACTGATCGGCTTCGGCTCGCTCGACGAGCACATGGTGTACCTGCTGGCCGGGCTGGTGCAGGCCAAGTTCAACATCATCGTCTCGGGTGCGACGGGCACGGGGAAGACCACCTTGCTCAACGCCCTGTCCGGACTCATCCCGCCACACGAACGCATTATCACCATCGAGGACTCCGCCGAACTCCAGCTCCAGCAGACACACGTGGTCCGCCTGGAGTCACGTCCGCCGAACGTCGAGGGCAACGGACAGGTCACCATCCGCGACCTCGTCCGCAACTCGTTGCGCATGCGCCCCGACCGGATCGTGGTCGGTGAGGTCCGCGGCGGCGAATCCCTCGACATGCTGCAGGCCATGTCCACGGGCCACGACGGCTCCCTCGCCACCGTGCACGCCAACAGCGCCGAGGACGCCCTGACCCGTCTGCAGACCCTCGCCTCGATGTCCGACGTCGAGGTGCCCTTCGCGGCGTTGCACGACCAGATCAACAGCGCGGTCGACGTCATCGTCCAGCTCACCCGGTTCGCCGACGGCGCCCGACGCATCACCGAGATCGCGCTGCTCGACAGCCACGGCGGGGAACCGTACCGGCTGGCGACCGTGGCCCGGTTCGACGCCCGGCCCATGACTCCCGACGGCCGCGTCCCCGGCTCCTTCCAGTACTTCCCCCTCCCACGCCGTACCGCCGACCGCCTCTACATGGCGAGCCAGCCCGTCCCGCAGGCCTTCGGCGTCGCCCATTCCGCGCAGCAGCTCGCCACCCGAGAAGCCAGGTAGGTAGGCAACCCCATGGAACTCCACACCCTCGTCCAGCTGACCACCGGCGTGGCGCTGCTGACCTGCGTGCTGGCAGTGGTCGGCGTGCACACCTACGCCTCGGGCCGGGCCCAGCGCGCCGCGCTCGTCGACCGACTCACGCACACCGGTCCGCCTCCGGCGACCGGCCGCAGACGCCGCTTCGGCGACCTCGACCGGCGGCTGCGCCGCACCCGCTTCGGCCGCTGGCTGGAACTGCGCCTCGCCACGACCGGCCTGGACGTCACACCAGGCGAGTTCTTCGTCTACATGCTCGCCACGGTCGCCGCGCTCTGGCTGATCGGCCAGGCCACGCTGGCCCCCTTCTTCGGACCGCTCGCAGGGCTCCTCGGTGTCTGGGCGACCGTGCAATTCCTCAACTGGCAACGCCAGAAACGCATCGAGCGCTTCATCGGCCAGCTTCCCGAACTAGCCCGCATCCTGGCCAACGCAACCCAGGCCGGCCTGGCCCTGCGCACCGCGATCGGCATGGCGGCGGAGGAACTGGAGGCCCCGGCGGGCGAGGAACTCGCCAAGGTGTCCGACCAACTGGCCATCGGCCACACCCTGGAGGACGCGCTCGGCGAGCTCGCCGCCCGGCTCCCCTCTCGCGAACTGGTGGTGCTCGTCACGACCCTGGTGCTGTCCAACCGGGCCGGCGGCCAGGTGGTCTCCGCGCTGCGGAACCTGACCGAGACGCTGGAGGAACGCAAGGAGACCCGGCGTGAGGTCCGCACCCAGCTCTCCCAGGTGACCATGACGTCGTACGCCGTACCCGTCCTCGGCATCGGCGCGCTGTTCCTGATGAACGGTGTCAAGGACGGCGCCCTGGAACGCATGACCGGCTCGCCGGTCGGCCAGGCCTGCGTGGTCATCGCCTTCTCCCTGTACGCCGTCGGATTCGTGTTCATCCGGCGCCTGAGCCGGATCGACGTGTGAGGACGACGCCATGGGATTCCTCCTCGCGCTGCTGATGGGCGTCGGCGTCCTGGGCGCCTTCGCCGGCATCCGCATGTACCGCGCGGACGCGAAGCTCCCCAGCGACCTTGCCGTGGCCCTGGAGGTCGGTGCCACCCGCACCGGCGCGGTGGGTTCCGTCATCGACCGCATGGGCATGCGCTACGCCCCGGCCGTCCTCCGCCTCATGGGGCCCCGCCTGGTCGCCAAGTACCGCCGCAAGATCGACCTCGCGGGCAACCCCGGCGGCCTGACCATCGACCGGTACGCGGCCCGCCGTGCGGTCTACGGCGTGCTCGGCGGCGTGGGCTTCCTCGTCTTCCTGCTCCGCGGCCAGTGGTTCGTCGCCCTGCTGCTCCTGCTGTTCGGCGCGTTCTGGACCGAGGTCGGCATCTGGTCCGCGATGCGGGTCCGCAGGGACGTCATCGAGCGCACGCTGCCGGACTTCCTGGATGTGCTGGCGGTGGTGGTCAGCGCGGGCCTGGGGTTCCGCCAGGCCCTGGACCGGGTCGCCTCCCGCTACGAGGGTCCGTGGGCCGACGAACTCCACATCACCCTGCGCCAGATGGACCTGGGCATGAGCCGGCGCCAGGCGTTCGCGGAACTGCGTCGCCGCAACGACTCCGAGCAGGTCGCGATGTTCGTGACGGCACTGCAGCAGGGCGAGGAACTGGGCGCGCCCATCGTGGACACCCTCGTCTCCCTGGCCAAGGACATGCGTCGCACCGACGCCCAGAACGCCCGCCGCAAGGCCGCCCGCGCGGTACCCAAGGCCACGCTGATGATCACCACGTTCATGGTTCCGGCGACGATGCTCCTGCTCGGCGCGGGCCTGCTCCTGGGCTCCGGGGTGGACTTCGGCTCCCTCACGGGGAAGTGAGGGCGGGGTGATGGTGACACGACCGATGGAATGCGGGCGCGCCGGGTCCGCCGGGGGCGTGTCCTGCGCGGAACGGATGCGGAGGTCCCCGGAGGGGGCCTTCGGCGGGTGGCCGCGCGGGGTCGCAGCTCGCGCGGGGTGGCCGAGGTGGGCCGCCGTGCGTGGAGGGTGGCGCAGGGGAGGCACCACGCGCTCGCCGCGCCGCTGGAAGGCGTCGGCCGGTAGCGGGGGAGGCGGTACAGGGGCCGGTACAAGGACTGGTATGGAGGCAGGGGCCAGTACACCCGCGACAGCGGCGGCGCCTGGTGTGGCGACCGCGGCGGGGGGCGCGGCCGAGCCGTCGGAGAAGATCCAGGTCCGTGCATTGCAGGCGTTGTGCCGGCAGGTCTTTGGTTTCCGACTGGCCATGATCGTCCTGGCGGCCCCGGCGGCCCTGCTCAACGCCGCCCCCGGACTCGGCGCCCGCCTGGTCGGAGCGGCCGTGGTCATCACGTTCATGGTGTCCTACGTCCTGTTCCGCGACTGGGAACGTTTCGGGCCCCTCCTTCTGCGACACCCCACCCTCCTCGCCGCCGACACCCTCTTCGGATCCCTCCTCCTCGTCTCAGCAGGCCCGGACACCACCCTCGCCTACGTGAGCGTCTGCACTCCGTTGTTGGCCGGTCTGGTCTACAGCTGGCGCGGCGCGGCCTGCTTCGCCTCCCTCCAGTCCCTGATCCTGCTTCTTGTTCACGCCACCCTGAACACCGATCGGCACGCGCCCGTCGCCGAGGCACTGTTTCTGCCCGGCCTGTGTGTCGTCGCCGGAGCCATGGGCTCCACCCTGCGCGACCTGATGCTCCGCTTCGGCGCGGCGACCCAGGCACTGACGACGACCCAGGCGCGCCTCGCGGCTGCGGAGGCAGTCAGTGCCGAACGTGCCCGGCTGGCCCGTGAGATGCACGACTCCGTGGCCAAGACGCTCTACGGGGTGGCCCTGGCGGCGGACGGCCTGGCGTCGACCGTGTCGATGGCCACCCCCGACCCGGCCCGTCTCAAGGAACAGGCGGAACTTGTGTCCCGGTCGGCGCGCAGAGCGGCCGCGGAGTCACGGGAATTGCTGACGGACCTGCGGCGGGAGCGGCCGGAAACGCCCGAGGAGGAGCAGCCAGGCACCGTGGAGTCGTCCGAGCGGATCACGGTCTGGCGCGAACTGGAGCTCCTGGCCCGTGACGTCACCGCACGAACCGGACTGCTGGTCACCTGTCACTGGTCGTGTGTGCCGGAGCTTCCCGTGCTGCCGGCGCCCCTCACCCACCACCTCTTCTCCATCGTCGCGGAAGCGCTGGAGAACACCCATCGCCACGCCTTTGCGACCCATGTCGAGGTCCGGGCCGCCGTCGATGGTGACCTGCTCCGTCTTGCCATTCGCGACGACGGCACCGGCATCCCGTCCGGAATGACCCTCGAACGACTCTGCGCCTCGGGCCACTTCGGCCTGCTCGGCATGGTCGAACGAGCTGCCCAGGCAGGTGCCCGCATCCGTATCGGGCAAGTCCGTCACCAGCCAGGCACGGAGGTACGAGTGGAGCTGCCCGTATCCGTCCTGAACCGAGTCGATCCGTCCCTCCGGGAAGACTGAGAGGAGGCACCGATGCAGGACAGCCATCCCCAGCCGGACTTCCCGGGGCCGGCCTCGCCTGGCTGCGCGCCGCTGCGGCTGCTGGTCGCCGACGACAACCCGGTGGTCCGTGCGGGCCTGGTCGCCCTGCTCTCGGGCCGCGAGGACACCACCGTGGTGGCAGAGGCAGCGGATGGCCGTGAGGCGTACCAGGCAGCTCTTGAGCACCGCCCTGACGTCATCCTCCTCGATGTCCGGATGCCCGGAGTCGATGGAATGTCGGCGTTGCCGCATCTGGTCCGGCTGGCTCCGGTCATGATGCTCACCTATAGCCACGAGACGGAGACCGTGCGGGAGGCGCTCCGGCTGGGGGCGGGGGGATACCTGGTGCACGGCGAGTTCACGACGGAGCAGCTGGGGCGGGCGGTGCGGGACGTGAGGGAGGGACGGCCGCATGTGACACCGGGGGCGGCGAGCGCGTTACTCACCGAGCTTCGTAGGAGTGCGCCTGCACATGCAGAAGGTCAACATCCCCTATTCGTAAGGGATAAAAACCCTCAAGCACTTTCGCAACTGCAATCATCTGTGGGACAGTCATGCCGTTCGCGGTTCCGGCTGAGTACCAGGGAGGCGGAGATCATGGACCTCATCGCGTCCGGCATGAGCAACCAACAGATCGCCGCCGTCTGCTTCATCAGCGAGAAGACGGTCAAGAACCACATCAACCGCATTTTCGCCAAGCTCCACAGCACGACCAGGTCCCAGGCGACGGCAAAGTGGCTGGGGGTGGTCTGAGGTGCCGGTGCGGGGGAACGCCGACGGCGCGCAATGGGCCCGGGA contains:
- a CDS encoding septum formation initiator is translated as MAPLIILTLVLMWQAVLVGYAYTLAGNAADEGVRAGTAVPRGERFGVCEQAALKHLSGAWRGGATVESCGGTGYVTADVAIKVPVLFPGSIDFPVTVHGHAGAVEEVKR
- a CDS encoding CpaF family protein is translated as MSLRARINTPEEHRSRGEDGHLVASYRAKLLEEIDLAEMGSLAAAERRARLERVLGHIISREGPVLSTVERSQLIRRVVDEALGLGILEPLLEDASVTEIMVNGPDTIFVERGGRVEQLPLRFVSADQLMQTIERIVSTVNRRVDESNPMVDARLPSGERVNVIIPPLSLTGPILTIRRFPRSYTLQELIGFGSLDEHMVYLLAGLVQAKFNIIVSGATGTGKTTLLNALSGLIPPHERIITIEDSAELQLQQTHVVRLESRPPNVEGNGQVTIRDLVRNSLRMRPDRIVVGEVRGGESLDMLQAMSTGHDGSLATVHANSAEDALTRLQTLASMSDVEVPFAALHDQINSAVDVIVQLTRFADGARRITEIALLDSHGGEPYRLATVARFDARPMTPDGRVPGSFQYFPLPRRTADRLYMASQPVPQAFGVAHSAQQLATREAR
- a CDS encoding AAA family ATPase, with the protein product MPTRILPAGADPDAVRSLTTLLSQLPDAEPQPPVTDSTQLVDTLARLATESVDELPEVIVVHEHIGPVPALELIREVALRFPAAGVILVTTDASPGLFAAAMDSGARGLVALPLSYEDLASRVQAVAQWSTGVRRHLGHGVDEFGGAGGTVVTVSGAKGGTGATLTAIQLALAAQASGRATALVDLDLQTGDIASYLDIQFRRSVADLAAITDISPRVLADVVFRHDTGLALLLAPAEGERGEDVTDRAARQIVSALRSRYEIVVIDCGAQLGGAGAAAVETADTALLVTTPDVIAVRAAKRTVRMWDRLQIRKAEETTVVVNRHTRSTEIQPALVQRITGTALARTTVPANFKELQGVVDAGRVHELDSRSAVKQALWGLAGELGLAKSAKTAEGTSHRGGGRLRGDRGSVGFRRRKE
- a CDS encoding chitinase: MDRAPGTPRLRRRRLATWSAATALALSVAGLAATPASAADVNNVNNAGFESGLTGWTCTAGSGTTVSSPVHGGSSALKATPAGQDDAQCTQTVTVQPSSTYTLSAWVQGGYSYLGVTGTGTKDVSTWTPNTTTWKQLSTTFTTGASTTSVTLYTHGWYGQTAYYADDISVYGPDGGGGGDPSPTVPSAPTGLAVSGTTSSSVSLSWSAVSGATGYNIYRDGTKVTAVTGTSTTVTGLAASTSYTFQVSATNAAGESAKSATVSATTASDGTGGGGGGGGGGSLPKHAVTGYWQNFDNGATAQKLSDVPSAYDIIAVAFADATSTPGAVSFNLDSADLGGYTVDQFKADIKAKQTAGKKVVISIGGQNGTVSINDSTSAANFANSVYSLMQTYGFDGVDIDLENGLNATYMTQALRSLSAKAGSSLIITMAPQTIDMQSTSNSYFQTALNIKDILTVVNTQYYNSGSMLGCDGKVYSQGSEDFLTALACIQLEGGLSPSQVGLGLPASTKAAGSGYVSPTVVDNALDCLTAGTNCGTFKPSKTYPDLRGAMTWSTNWDAASGNAWSDPVGAHVHALP
- a CDS encoding helix-turn-helix domain-containing protein: MGRRQQPTARQARLGLELRKLREAAGLKATEAASLLGVNSVQMSQIESGISGVSEQRVRRLAANYACSDERLIDALVLMATDRARGWWEEYRGTLPAAYLDLAELDHHATYRHDVAIIHVPGLLQTEKYARALFGYMNPEFPSDEVHLRVEHRMKRRVVIEGADPIPYDTVIHEAALRINVAGRAASRVQLDRILEMSEAAHITVRVIPFALDDFAGAGSTMVHVGGPVPRLDTIVRDAPHGTAFVDSAAQLEHFRKLFRKVKEEALTPKQSRDLVHRLAKEL
- a CDS encoding ATP-binding protein, whose translation is MPETWDYTLYILNDPRVVTICRRTLRLVLTLHGLIRLVDTAELVSNAVRHTKGPAALRVRRTAEGAVWIGAWDTDPAPPEPPQPLERVGELEEGRGLGLVRACADFWGWQPSARFGNRGKYVWCELSAA
- a CDS encoding TadE/TadG family type IV pilus assembly protein, coding for MAIEYLGFVPILLIVGLAGIQLGAVAYAAEQAGTAARAGARAASLGRSTAQACTDAVSGGIKVTCSSGGGGGSVTVTATVHIPEIVWDLGDATKTATMPLDHGPGQRSSGP
- the cpaB gene encoding Flp pilus assembly protein CpaB — translated: MNSRQRRGVILLILSVLCALGAFAGVLSVVHDVNSKVGPEVTAYRVKSDVKPYAALDAEQFEKVRMPKRWLSGNAVTDLRQIRGKIAVTTLRAGSLLQTDMIVDQPALQSGQQEVAIMIDAATGVAGKITPGSRVNVYATFEGKKDGDPDQSKIIVTNARVLDVGHITALDPDRSKSQQPAEAVPITFALSTLDAQRITYAESFAQRVRLALVAPGSETSVPDKDRTYELATDK